The DNA sequence GCCAGGAGGGGAGGAAGCATGTAGGACAGGTGACTTGATGACACCAGAACTGCCTCTGTGCACTCTATTTCTCTCCCCAGGACATATGACCTGTCACAGAGCATCCAACCCCACCAAACAAGTGCCACAGTCTTGGCTTCACAGGGCCTTGGCCGGCCTTGGGAGGCCCCGAGTGAGGATGGCGTCTGCCAGGAAGGTGGGCATGTAGCTCATGGGGAGGTAGAAGAGCTTGGCGTCCCAGCCAGCCGAGTAGCGGGTGCGGGGGTGGCAGGCGGTCAGCGCATGCTCCATGCAGTCCGTCACCTCTGACAGATTCTCCTCGGCCGCTGGCAAAACGTGTTCAGATATAAGTTTGAGGTCTGTTCAGGATGAGAAAACAGCCTTAATGGAGCAGCACAACCCCCCTCTCCCTTTCACAGCTCTAAGTTAGAAGGAATGGTCCTAAGaattcctgggccccacagtGATGTGCCCCAAATCTAATCAATGTAAGTTGCCCACGGCTGTGGCCCATCCTTATCCCAGGAAAAACTGGTCCACACTAAGCCACCTCTGCCTCTCTTCCTGGGAATATCTGGACTCCATAAGTTGAAGGTCTCTGCTAACAGAGCCAAAGTGAAGGAAAACCAGTCCACTCCAAACCCAGCTGGCTATGGGTCCATGgcatcctccctccctgtctttaGTTTCCTCTTCAAAATAATGACGGGACAGCGTCTACAATTGTAGTGAGCCTGGTTTCCTTCTCTAAGTGACCCGTTGACCACACAGCACATTGGGAATAGGGATGAACGTCCCCACTTTGTGATGAGGCTGAACTTCCCTCTCCCCAGTACCCAGCAGGAGGACAGACCCTCATGGTGTTGGAGACATTAATCATGGCTCAATGTTTAGTTGTCTCACTGTCACTGTCCACAGTTCACTCACAGGATTCCAGAAACTTCTCGCCATAGATCTCCTTGATCTCGGATCGGGCCTGGTTCCACCCCTCCCGGATCTGCCGCAAAACTCTCTCAGTGTTGCTCATGTTCGTCTTGAAGGAACCAGGTTCAATTACAGCCACCTTCACCCCAAAGTGGGCGAGCTCCCTCCTGGGAGACAGACAAGCAGAGGGCAAGGAGTTGAGAGGTCTTGCAGGCGAACACAAAAGACATGTAAACTCAATGAAAATCCAACACAGGGTGGTGGTAGAATAAGCCAGAAAGCATGGCATGTTGGGAAGTGCAGCAGAAGGCCAACAAAAATTATGACCATGGCATTGACTGTGTGTAGCGATGACATGTTTTACACACAGAGCTCACCAGCTCCGAATCCCTTGGAATCAGCTGCAAGGCACCACTGCTGGGCTAGCTCCCCCATGCCCCTCACATCCAGGGCATCACCAGGATGCGCCCGTTTCACCCTCTAtgctcctctgtccccttcctccctctgctgctCCAGTAAACTCCCTGGCCATCTCTCCCTGGCTGCTGCGGCTGTGTCTGCCTACAGTCGCGGTTCCCCACACGAACAGCCATTCTGCTCCCTTCAGCCAGTGGGCATCTAGATGCCCATTAAACCAAATACCCACCCTGAGTACATCCAGGCCGTGGATTCCACTGTCAATAGCATGAAGTACAGCACATGTCCAGAACCGACAGGACTCCACGGCCCACTGCTGATCCCCTGTCCAGCGCCCAACACCTGTCCTGGTCTTTTACTTTGGCCCAAGAAGTCCCCACAGCATAGGCAGTCAGCTGACGCCCACCCTCGGCCCAGGATGACCCTGTTGTCTCATCAGGAGTCCTGTTGACCTCTCGTTAGCAGGGTGCCAGGTCTAGGTCTTCAGTTCTCGTCTCAGACCTCACAGCCAGGACCCTCCCCAAATCTGGGTGCTGCCATGGCCCCCAGGGCTTACTTAATCACAGTCCCTATAAGGGTTGGAAACAATGTTTTTCTGTCTCCTGTCGTTCTCCCTCTCAGCTATTGGGGTTTTCAAGTCAAGGAGCAAACCTTGCTGTCCTAGGCTGCGTTATTCTGCACTCACACTAGTGCCCGCTGCTGTGTGTTGTGCTGAGTCAGAGGCCGCACCCACCCCTCAAGGGCTCCCTGCACCCGAGTATCTCAGTGGCTGTGGACATGGCCCCAGCAGCCAAATCTCCCACTTCCAATCTGCTTCAGACACGCCCTGTTCGTGGGCCCTCCTCAGAAGGCTCAGAAGGAGGTTACATAATTTCGTCGGCCTCGGGCCCCTGTTGTACATTCACAAGCAAAGGCTGGCTGAATCCAGAACGGGAGAAGGGCCAAAAAGCCTGAGAGATGGatctcgaagaagggcctctaaATCTGTCAAGAAGTCAAACCCCTGTAAAATGCTCCCACAGAAGACCAGGAACGGGAGGACTCAGGCAGGGCCCTATCCCAGTGCAATACCTGAGGGAGTCCGAGAAGGCCTCTATGCCGTACTTGGAGATGCTGTAGCCGCCACCTCCAAGAGACAATCTACCCGCGACGCTGGAGACGTTGACCACGCGGCCCCTCGCCTTCCTCACTAAGGGCAGCAGGCTCAGAGTCACCTCGATCGTCCCCAGCAGGTTCACGTTCAGTGTGGTCACAAAGTCTTGTTTGGTCAGCCACTCATTGCGGCCCGAGGGGCCGGAGATGCCAGCGTTATTCACCAGGCCCCAGAGTCCTGGGGACAGTGGGAAATTGAGAGACCAACACTGTATTGTGTATGTGGTGTGGATACAGCGAGGGTTCAAGTTCACCTTCCAGTTGAGTTTATTTATGGAGTCAAGAAAAATGTTCTGCTTGGAATGGGGAAAAGAGTTGGGGGATGAAATCAGGATGTGGTGACTTAAGGGTGTCAGCGTTTGCATATTCTTCAAGCTATTGGAAGTTAGGGATAGTCCTTGTCATCTCTGCTCTCAGTGCCTGGACACCAGCATGCAACAAACCCAACTTTCTTAAGTGCATGGACAGAGTTTGAGAAAATAGAGTGAGTGCTCATAAATTATGTCAtgaggggacagagacagagacagtaaAAGAGGAAgggagtaaaacaaacaaacaaacaaacaaacaaaaatcaagggaaaaccagagaagacaaaaaatgaaagggaaagacAAATTGAACCATGAATAATTGTTTTGTGACCCTGGTTGGGAGAGACACGCTGAACACTTAAGACTCAGGGAGCGTGGAGAAAAGGCACATTTGGATATCAGGGGACAGGCTGTGATGCAACATGCACCAATTTTGAGGCAATGTTTGCTCAGGAAGCAAAGTTCACTCTCCACCTGGGAATTCCAAAGCTCACCATGGAGTGGATACACAGGGCAGAGTGGGGAGGTGGCCTCAGGCCACACCAGTGTCCAGATGGCACCGTTAGCCCCAGGCAGTGCCAACCTCTTCTTCTGCCCTCCCCAAAGTCCACCCTTGGCATAACCTCACGGGTCCCCAGCCCACTGAGCTCTCTGGAAGACTGTCTGCGAGATATACAGGAACAAAACCACAAGATGAAGGATTTGAAATAGTCTGACTTCCCCACCTACAGGCCCCAGGTCAGCAGGGGCAGGGTTTTtggtgggccaggcctggggtgcAGTTAGACAGAGTTTGAAGGTAGGAATCTTGGAAGGAGAATAAGGCCTTGCAATATTAGTCCTCCCCCCACACAAACCATTCATGGCCTCCAAGAAATGAGTATTCCTTGATACAATTATTTTAGTCTACTTGAATAAGATTGCTAAGCATGTGAACAAACCTTATTACAGAATCTTTGCTGCAATGTTATTAAGCCAGGAAAAGTGGGAAACTAAGTTCAGCATCCAACAATATAGGACtgctttaataaattatattctctCAGCATTAATATGCAGAGGTTGAATATCATATTTTGGAAGGATTTGAAGGTATGAAGCTGATCCCAAAATACATGAGGTAGACAGAAATTAactcgggggggggggttgtgATTACAGTCAATGTTGTTTTACCTTTATCCTCTTCTATGTTTTCCTCAATGagcatgttttaaatttctaatcagaagaaagaaatccATGATCTCCCTTCTCACAAAAAGAACAGGCAACATAATGTAGCAGAAAAAACAGGAATTATCACTGAATATTTGATAGGAAGTCCCTTCAGCGCTCTAAGCCTCCATCCTCATGAGTCAAGTGAGGACACATAATCTCAGAGCCCTCGGGGGGACAAGCG is a window from the Eulemur rufifrons isolate Redbay chromosome 16, OSU_ERuf_1, whole genome shotgun sequence genome containing:
- the LOC138396687 gene encoding retinol dehydrogenase 7-like isoform X1, encoding MWLYLAALVGLYYLVRWYRERQVVSHLRDKYVFITGCGSGFGNLLARQLDMRGLRVLAACRTEKAAEQLRAQSSDRLETVTLDIGKTESITAATQWVKERVGDRGLWGLVNNAGISGPSGRNEWLTKQDFVTTLNVNLLGTIEVTLSLLPLVRKARGRVVNVSSVAGRLSLGGGGYSISKYGIEAFSDSLRRELAHFGVKVAVIEPGSFKTNMSNTERVLRQIREGWNQARSEIKEIYGEKFLESYLKLISEHVLPAAEENLSEVTDCMEHALTACHPRTRYSAGWDAKLFYLPMSYMPTFLADAILTRGLPRPAKAL
- the LOC138396687 gene encoding retinol dehydrogenase 7-like isoform X2, which encodes MWLYLAALVGLYYLVRWYRERQVVSHLRDKYVFITGCGSGFGNLLARQLDMRGLRVLAACRTEKAAEQLRAQSSDRLETVTLDIGKTESITAATQWVKERVGDRGLWGLVNNAGISGPSGRNEWLTKQDFVTTLNVNLLGTIEVTLSLLPLVRKARGRVVNVSSVAGRLSLGGGGYSISKYGIEAFSDSLRRELAHFGVKVAVIEPGSFKTNMSNTERVLRQIREGWNQARSEIKEIYGEKFLESSAEENLSEVTDCMEHALTACHPRTRYSAGWDAKLFYLPMSYMPTFLADAILTRGLPRPAKAL